In Tenrec ecaudatus isolate mTenEca1 chromosome 9, mTenEca1.hap1, whole genome shotgun sequence, the DNA window CCAACCAGACGGGAGTCCTTACCCAGAACCCAGCCATACTGTGTGTCTACTTCAAAGCAGCCCTTGTCGGTACTACCCAGCAGCCCCTTTAGGGTCTCCTGAAGCTCCTTCTGCAGGGGGGTCACCTTCTTGTCAAGGGCTGTCGACCTGGGAACCAAGGCCAAGTCTGGCAAAAGGGGGCTCGTGTACTCGGGGTGTTCCAGCTGGGCCGTGGCGTTGATGTGCAGAAGCTTCTGAAAGGTATTCTGATCCTTAGGAGCCTTGCAATCTAAGGGGCCAGAGAAGAGTGAGAAAAATCACCATGCCACATTGCTGCTATTCCAAGGACCCTGGGTGCGGGAGTGGAGGAGGGCCCAAGTAGGAGGGAAAGCAGCACCTCAGAGCCCGAGCCCCACCCGGATTGGGTCAGGTGGTTGGTCCCTTCCAGGGAGAGGGCGAGGGGAATCCACCTTGAAGGGGAGCCCTGACAGTCTCTCACTGTTCTATAGCCGAACCTGATAGACTCGCTGTCCTGGTGGCAGGAGCTCACAGCACTAAAGGAGAAGAGTGATGCTCCTGTACATACTTCTCCTCAACTTACCTAGAAACTGGGTGTGCAATCCGGAAGAGAGGACAGTTCGCAGCTCTATTTCCTGGACCTGCTGTAGCACACACAAGGCCCATACCACATCTACCTGCAGAGCAGGGCTCAGGCCTGCCAGTTCTGATGCAAGCTTCTTGTGCACCTAATGACAGGGTAAGGGTGAGGAAAGCAGACTCTGCTCAGGGGCCTGCACATGTCCTGGAAGACAACAGTCAGCACTACCTTAAAGTAGTTACACAGAGGCCAGAGGGTTGGCCGTGAGCTGGGAGAGGCAGTGCCCAGGTCAAATGGCACCTGTGCGCGCGCATGTGCGGATTAGAGCACTCTAGGATGGGAGGTACAAGAACTCTTCCACACGTTTGGAGCACTGGATCCTTTCCCGATCCAGAAAATAAGGCAGTGCTGTCTGATGCGGGCATTTAGCTAGGCTTTGCCAATCTCATTCTCAGCAGGCGCCTAAGCCGCAAAACCACTTCCCCAGTAATTTCTCCTAGGTGGGTACCTGGGGCAAAGGCGGAACAGTCTCTGAGAGGAACCAGAGCATAGCAAGCAGCAGCAGATGGTAAAGAATGCTGCAGGGAGATGGGCACAGGGATGCCCAGTATAGAACACCCACTACTGGTCGCTTCGGGGAACTGCGCCAGACCTGCACACAACCCTAGCCCTCACCAACAGCGCTCTTCCCCAGTGCACATACAGGACCGGAGCATTTTCCGGTGTGTCTTTGAAGTGGATCATCAACGCTTTAGACAAAAGATACCCCAACCCTGACTAGCCCAATTTTCCCTCGCAGGCAGATCTGGCCTTGCCCTTCCTGGCCTGTCATTACTTTTAACCTACCATAGCTGTTAGGTCTGGATTTATGCATGGGGGGGCCTCCCAAGaccattaaaaaaagttttactgACACTTAAtccacacatcacacaattcaaaaGTTCAATATCAAGAAGAGgtaaacaatcatcaccacaatcaattttagagcattttctctaCCCCCGGCCCCATGgttaaataacttttaaaatgagttgtcatCACCAGGGATTCCAGGGAGTGCTCGCTACCCTCCCACATTCACTGCttgcttcccccacctccctcaccctccgtatctcccacccccacccctgcctctccTATAGACCATTGTTGTCTGTCAACAATCCCAGGGATGCCGTGGTCTCAGCCAACTCTGCCCCTTTCCTCCCTGCCCTAGGCAGTGCACACACTTGCCATTCTCCCTCCACTATCTCCATACTGTCCTCAAGAAGCTGGCAGGAAGGAGGCTAAGGAACAGGAAAAGGTAAGCAAAGACACTGTACCAGACTGAAGAACCGATCTTCCTGCTCCGGATGGAAGTTCAGCCGCGCGAAAGCTAGGACCACATTGCACAGATGCAGCAGGGGGATGTCCTGGGCTTTGTTCGAGATGTGCTAAGGTCAGGGTcaggaaggcaaaggaaagaaaaatggcTCCATGCTGAGCACTTTCTCACTTATGTTCTGTCCTGTTTCAAGTTGGAGCGGCCTGGGCTGGCTGTCAGCACCTCGGCTGTCCCACACCGTCCCATGTGCTCCTCGGTAGGAAGGTAACTTAAACCAAGCCTGTGTGTTGCATGTCAGATTAACATCCACCCAGGTTACTAGCACATGCTATTATGGGGTGTTCAGAAACACCGGGTCTTTGCTTTCAGGTGCCCTAGGACCTGTCTCCCTCAGCGGGGGTCAGCAGCCCACTGCCAGCAACAGACACCCATTTTGTACAACCCCCACAATGGTTACTTTCAGGAGGGGCTGCTTTAAGGAACAGAGGAAGGGGACTCTCAACCTCAATGTACATGTTTTATCACACCGGGCCTTTCAGACCCTGCCCACGAGGGATCCAGAACTGTTGTCACAGGTTACAGTGATCCAAAGACGGTATGCTTATGACGTTCAGTGTGAACATCACTTTAAAAATACATGGAGAGTTCAATGTATTTGCCATAACTGAGCCTTTTCAGACTAGTTCTGCTTCCTTCTGAGTGGGAGTCAGCCCTCAGTACTTGTGTCCTCCCACCTGTCAGGAGCCTGCCAGCCTCAGCTCACCTGGGCAATGGCTTCAAACAGAGGCAGATTCAAACACTTGACGAAGGCCAAGGATTTGCAGCATCGGGCCACCTCACTGTGCGTCAAGCTGGACACATGGGGCAGCAGATCGGCTGTCAATCGCTGGAATATCTGGGTCTGATGGAAGCCGAGTTTACCTTTGGACAGAGCAGACCACAACAGTTTACCAGGGGTAGTAGCTAAAAGGCCCACCAGTCTTCCTCACTTCGTAATTACACTACTCTCTCGAGACCTAGAAGCTTGGTGTCTGTAACAAAATGTATTCCTGAGTTTCAGGACAGAAAAACAGGGCCATGAGTTACAGTGTTTCTATGTCAGCCGTTTGGGCCAGTGCCTGCCATGGGTGAGGCAGGCACTGAATTTGATACAGCTTCCCCGCCCAGCCAAATATGGTCAgaaaaccccaccccaccccagcccaccccctcgCCAATGTCAAGGGCTCACCATAGGCATAAGCCAGGTCCATCAAGATGCCTTTCGTCAGGGTAAAGGGTTTCTGAACCAGGTGATAGGAGATGGCCCGCAGCAAAGGCACCGACCTACGATTCTGTACTGCCAGAGTCAACAGCACCTTTCGCAGATCATCAGGGCCAAACTGTTCCACCAGCTCCAGGCACTGTTAACCACAGCCATGTACGCAGGAGTCAGCTTGATTGCCTGAGATGCCAGGGAAGAGCTGGGGGCAAGGGTCCCATCCAGTGTAGCCCCTGCGAGACAGCAACTGGGCCTGAGCTTATTCAACACAGGCCACCCATGCAGGGCCTGCTTCGTATCCACACCCCAGGTATCTCCTGTACCTAGGGCCGTGTCTATAACCTACTAATCCCTAGGCCAGAGGAACGGGAACTCGGGGCTTAAGTTAGAGAACTTGGTGTGCCAGCAGCATCAAGCTAGCCCTTGAAGTAGGTAGAACAGGAAatgaagctgtgtgtgtgtgtgtgacacactgACCTCTAAGAAAGTTTTAATTAGAACCTAGGAAATCCGAGGACCTGGTACTGGCCAATCCTGCTTTGTGTTATTTAAGGAGTGACCTGCCATCCGCAACCCCTAAGAGTGGGATAAGGCTATAGCATGTGTTAAGTGGTAACACAGTTCCAAGGGTTCAGATTCGGTCCACAGCACTCCTCTGAGGAGTGCGCTGGGCTTAGAGGGCTTATTCCTGCTGCTGTCCTCAGCGTTTGGGCTCCAGCTCTCCAGAGATGGAGAAGCAGTCTCCACAGGTGCTAGCTTCGTTTCTCCAccagggtgaccttgctggtaccTGCAGGGGCAGGGTTTCCAGGCCTCAGCCCTCACCACACACATAAGGCCTTTGGCCAGTGGACACAACAGACCTAGACCTTTTCTCGACCCCAGAGGTAGTTCTAGAGCTTGGAAGGAGGGAAGGTGACAAAGGTGGGCCCCCTTCTTCAGTCTAGTACCTTGTCTTCCAGACGGTTCATCAGTGGCTCTGAGAGGTGGCCCACTTTCATCATGAGGGCCACCAATGTGCGACCATCTTCAATTTCCGCCCAGCGTCTCTCCAGGTTCACAAGCAGCTCGGCCAGCAGCTCCCTGGAGTCCCGCTCCTGCATGTAGGTGGTGCTGGTCTCAGCCAGGAAGGCCAGATGCTTGTATTTGAGCCTCCGCATTCGCCACCGGACCTCCTGCTCCACTGACTGCAGCTCCTTGGAGGCCCGAGGGAGTGCCAGTGAATAGAGGCTTCGTAGCAACTTCACAAGGGTCCCGTGCCAGACCGACGTTATCTGCAGAGGAAAGCAAACCGAGGAGGTCCCACCTTTGACGTGATCTGCACGGTTTCACGACACAGGATGCAGAGAGCCAGGAAGCCCTGCTCGGACTGTTTCTCAGACATCAGAGACGAGTGCTCGGTTCTGTCATTTTAACGTAGGCACCGCTCACAGGGCCCACGTCAGGCTGCTCCCTGAGGAGATCCTCTGCCAGTCTCTCCGGAGGCCTATGTTCTTAGCCAGGTTCGCCAGTCTCCAAGATAACCCCATTTCTGCCCAGGTTGGCCAGTTATTTCCTACTGCTTACAATCATAAACTCTGAAAAAGTGCAGACTTTCCAATATGAATCTGATATGTGATGGATGAGACTAAAAGCGTATCTGAGTGTGAATTAAATGCCATATAAGGAAGCAATCATGGTTCTTTAGTTAATCCTCTAttatctttgcttccaaggacAGTTAAAATTGTTACCTTTTCTT includes these proteins:
- the TBRG4 gene encoding FAST kinase domain-containing protein 4 isoform X2; translated protein: MAAHLMKRCTCLLREAARVAPVMSLAGRLQLAAMTQRTVTFSATSPSSYSSGSLSELVEKEPVFTPYPEHQEIDQLIEKATRPEELLEIPSGGHRLHQNHAALILIQFSRLLSEKPEFKASLIQDARFQQLLQLANNQITSVWHGTLVKLLRSLYSLALPRASKELQSVEQEVRWRMRRLKYKHLAFLAETSTTYMQERDSRELLAELLVNLERRWAEIEDGRTLVALMMKVGHLSEPLMNRLEDKCLELVEQFGPDDLRKVLLTLAVQNRRSVPLLRAISYHLVQKPFTLTKGILMDLAYAYGKLGFHQTQIFQRLTADLLPHVSSLTHSEVARCCKSLAFVKCLNLPLFEAIAQHISNKAQDIPLLHLCNVVLAFARLNFHPEQEDRFFSLVHKKLASELAGLSPALQVDVVWALCVLQQVQEIELRTVLSSGLHTQFLDCKAPKDQNTFQKLLHINATAQLEHPEYTSPLLPDLALVPRSTALDKKVTPLQKELQETLKGLLGSTDKGCFEVDTQYGWVLDAEVLLDPEGQFLPLRDFAAPHLAQSPRSQPLPSGAKRLAFLRWEFSNFNSRSKDLLGRFFMKRRHMLAAGFLVIDVPYYEWLDLKSEWQKGAYLKDKMRKAVAEDLAK
- the TBRG4 gene encoding FAST kinase domain-containing protein 4 isoform X1, which produces MPSQPRDRRWHPEPSGCFVWGTLWLCRVSWNHFLGVFPCCNQGATMAAHLMKRCTCLLREAARVAPVMSLAGRLQLAAMTQRTVTFSATSPSSYSSGSLSELVEKEPVFTPYPEHQEIDQLIEKATRPEELLEIPSGGHRLHQNHAALILIQFSRLLSEKPEFKASLIQDARFQQLLQLANNQITSVWHGTLVKLLRSLYSLALPRASKELQSVEQEVRWRMRRLKYKHLAFLAETSTTYMQERDSRELLAELLVNLERRWAEIEDGRTLVALMMKVGHLSEPLMNRLEDKCLELVEQFGPDDLRKVLLTLAVQNRRSVPLLRAISYHLVQKPFTLTKGILMDLAYAYGKLGFHQTQIFQRLTADLLPHVSSLTHSEVARCCKSLAFVKCLNLPLFEAIAQHISNKAQDIPLLHLCNVVLAFARLNFHPEQEDRFFSLVHKKLASELAGLSPALQVDVVWALCVLQQVQEIELRTVLSSGLHTQFLDCKAPKDQNTFQKLLHINATAQLEHPEYTSPLLPDLALVPRSTALDKKVTPLQKELQETLKGLLGSTDKGCFEVDTQYGWVLDAEVLLDPEGQFLPLRDFAAPHLAQSPRSQPLPSGAKRLAFLRWEFSNFNSRSKDLLGRFFMKRRHMLAAGFLVIDVPYYEWLDLKSEWQKGAYLKDKMRKAVAEDLAK